Proteins co-encoded in one Pogona vitticeps strain Pit_001003342236 chromosome 9, PviZW2.1, whole genome shotgun sequence genomic window:
- the PPP2R1A gene encoding serine/threonine-protein phosphatase 2A 65 kDa regulatory subunit A alpha isoform, with translation MGRKPPLQGVSVNPAHPSEPKPGAKMAAADGDDSLYPIAVLIDELRNEDVQLRLNSIKKLSTIALALGVERTRSELLPFLTDTIYDEDEVLLALAEQLGTFTALVGGPEYVHCLLPPLESLATVEETVVRDKAVESLRAISHEHSPSDLEAHFVPLVKRLAGGDWFTSRTSACGLFSVCYPRVSSSVKAELRQYFRNLCSDDTPMVRRAAASKLGEFAKVLELEHVKSEIIPMFSNLASDEQDSVRLLAVEACVNIAQLLPQEDLESLVMPTLRQAAEDKSWRVRYMVADKFTELQKAVGPEITKTDLVPAFQNLMKDCEAEVRAAASHKVKEFCENLSPDCRENVIMTQILPCIKELVSDANQHVKSALASVIMGLSPILGKDNTIEHLLPLFLAQLKDECPEVRLNIISNLDCVNEVIGIRQLSQSLLPAIVELAEDAKWRVRLAIIEYMPLLAGQLGVEFFDEKLNSLCMAWLVDHVYAIREAATSNLKKLVEKFGKDWAHATIIPKVLAMSNDPNYLHRMTTLFCINVLSEVCGQEITTKHMLPTVLRMAGDAVANVRFNVAKSLQKIGPILDNSTLQNEVKPVLEKLTQDPDVDVKYFAQEALTVLALA, from the exons ATGGGGCGTAAACCGCCCCTGCAAGGCGTCAGCGTGAACCCCGCGCACCCTTCAGAACCGAAGCCGGGAGCTAAAATGGCGGCTGCCGACGGAGATGACTCCCTTTACCCTATTGCTGTGCTGATCGATGAGCTTCGGAACGAAGACGTTCAG CTTCGTCTGAACAGCATCAAGAAGCTGTCTACCATAGCACTGGCTTTGGGCGTTGAGCGGACACGCAGTGAACTCTTACCTTTTCTCACAG ATACTATTTACGATGAAGATGAAGTTTTGCTCGCTCTGGCAGAACAGCTGGGTACTTTCACAGCTCTGGTTGGGGGCCCTGAATATGTCCACTGCTTGCTT CCTCCACTTGAGAGCCTCGCTACAGTTGAGGAGACGGTCGTGCGGGACAAGGCAGTGGAGTCCCTCCGAGCGATCTCCCATGAACATTCTCCATCGGATCTCGAGGCCCACTTTGTGCCTCTGGTGAAGCGCCTGGCCGGTGGTGACTGGTTCACTTCCCGCACCTCCGCTTGTGGCCTCTTCAGCGTCTGTTACCCCAGAGTTTCCAGTTCGGTCAAAGCTGAGCTTCGGCA GTACTTCCGTAACTTATGCTCAGATGATACTCCAATGGTGAGGCGAGCCGCAGCCTCCAAGCTGGGTGAATTTGCCAAGGTCTTGGAACTGGAGCATGTCAAGAGTGAGATCATCCCCATGTTCTCCAACCTAGCTTCTGATGAGCAG GACTCTGTGCGCTTGTTGGCTGTGGAGGCATGTGTTAACATTGCTCAGCTGCTGCCACAGGAAGACCTGGAATCTTTGGTCATGCCCACACTACGGCAAGCAGCGGAGGACAAATCTTGGCGTGTCCGTTATATGGTGGCTGATAAGTTCACAGAG CTCCAAAAAGCTGTTGGGCCAGAAATCACGAAGACTGACTTGGTGCCAGCGTTCCAGAACCTCATGAAAGACTGCGAAGCTGAAGTCCGGGCTGCTGCCTCCCACAAAGTCAAAG AATTCTGTGAGAACCTGTCTCCTGATTGCCGTGAAAATGTCATCATGACTCAGATCTTGCCCTGCATTAAG GAACTGGTGTCAGATGCCAACCAACATGTCAAATCAGCCTTGGCGTCAGTGATCATGGGTCTGTCTCCCATTTTGGGCAAGGACAACACAATTGAGCaccttctccctctcttccttgctcAGCTCAAAGATGAA TGCCCCGAAGTCCGTCTCAACATAATCTCCAACCTGGACTGTGTGAATGAAGTGATTGGCATCCGGCAGCTGTCCCAGTCCCTTCTGCCAGCCATTGTGGAGCTGGCAGAGGATGCGAAGTGGCGTGTGCGGCTGGCCATCATTGAGTACATGCCCCTGTTGGCTGGGCAGCTG GGGGTAGAATTCTTTGATGAGAAGCTGAACTCCCTTTGCATGGCATGGCTGGTGGATCACG TCTATGCCATCCGAGAGGCGGCTACTAGTAACCTCAAGAAGCTAGTGGAGAAGTTTGGCAAAGACTGGGCTCATGCCACAATCATCCCAAAGGTGCTGGCCATGTCCAACGACCCCAACTACTTACACCGCATGACCACGCTTTTCTGCATCAAT GTGCTGTCGGAAGTGTGTGGACAGGAAATCACTACCAAGCACATGCTTCCCACCGTGTTGCGAATGGCAGGGGATGCGGTAGCCAATGTCCGCTTCAATGTGGCTAAATCTCTTCAGAAAATTGGACCAATCCTGGACAACAG CACTCTTCAGAATGAAGTAAAGCCGGTGCTGGAGAAACTAACACAGGATCCAGATGTGGATGTCAAATACTTTGCTCAGGAGGCACTGACTG TATTGGCGCTGGCTTGA